In candidate division KSB1 bacterium, the following proteins share a genomic window:
- a CDS encoding sigma-54-dependent Fis family transcriptional regulator: MMGPLHVLVVDDDPAHGEETRLELERLGANVAVADTVARAHLALNHAGIDLVLLDVFLRPGTPDNSDSLALAAACSARGTPCVAISSLADWRIVERFERAGCVDFIEKRSAGDLFDGARLAHILRSVRHDPTEPWHAYGLVGHGPAMQRLWTQIETAAAGDEPVLIIGSTGSGKELAAHAVHRVSRRSRHEPLVLNCASLPDSLVEAELFGFVKGCFTGATHDLPGWFESAEGSSLILDEVGDLSLPAQAKVLRALEAGEIQRIGDRARRSPDIRLLYVTQSEPVDLHAQGILREDLRFRLENSYRVTVPPLKEHKDDIVALLHHFIKPDRPLDITTRAMARLREHDWPGNVRELKGLALRIRARLLARRSWTVELGDVSGLTTVPETDSIPSEPTDLSVTGGPLGSRFAWNVILNALIRNRGHRENTAGDLGVDRKTLVNWRKQAPPEVLKELERHGIRW; the protein is encoded by the coding sequence ATGATGGGACCGCTTCATGTGCTGGTGGTGGATGATGATCCCGCTCATGGCGAAGAAACCCGCCTTGAACTGGAACGCCTCGGCGCCAACGTGGCAGTTGCCGACACAGTGGCGCGCGCGCACCTGGCCTTAAATCATGCCGGCATCGATCTCGTACTGCTCGACGTATTCTTGCGGCCAGGTACTCCCGACAACAGCGACAGCCTCGCGCTGGCGGCGGCCTGTTCCGCCCGCGGCACGCCGTGCGTTGCGATTTCCAGCCTCGCGGACTGGCGCATTGTTGAACGGTTTGAGCGCGCTGGCTGTGTGGATTTCATCGAGAAACGTTCAGCTGGAGATCTTTTCGATGGAGCGCGCCTCGCGCATATACTCCGGTCCGTCCGGCATGACCCAACTGAACCATGGCACGCATACGGTCTCGTCGGTCACGGACCGGCCATGCAACGCTTGTGGACGCAAATCGAAACCGCGGCAGCCGGAGATGAGCCGGTTTTGATCATCGGATCGACGGGGTCAGGAAAAGAACTCGCAGCCCACGCCGTTCATCGAGTGTCGCGGAGATCAAGGCACGAACCGTTGGTCCTCAATTGCGCGTCCCTTCCCGATTCGCTTGTGGAAGCGGAACTGTTCGGCTTTGTCAAGGGCTGTTTCACCGGGGCCACGCACGACTTACCCGGTTGGTTCGAATCCGCGGAAGGTTCCAGTCTTATCCTTGATGAAGTGGGTGATCTTTCCCTGCCTGCACAGGCGAAGGTATTGCGCGCCCTTGAGGCCGGCGAGATTCAGCGCATCGGTGACCGTGCCCGTCGTAGTCCGGATATCAGGTTATTGTATGTCACCCAATCCGAACCCGTTGACCTGCACGCGCAGGGAATACTCCGGGAGGACCTTCGGTTTCGCTTGGAGAACAGCTATCGCGTCACCGTTCCTCCACTGAAAGAACATAAGGACGACATCGTTGCCCTTCTCCACCACTTCATCAAGCCGGATCGACCGTTGGACATTACAACACGGGCAATGGCGCGGCTAAGGGAGCATGACTGGCCGGGCAATGTTCGCGAGCTGAAGGGCCTGGCGCTGCGGATCCGGGCACGGCTTCTGGCTCGGCGCAGTTGGACTGTAGAGCTGGGTGACGTGAGCGGACTCACAACTGTGCCAGAGACAGATTCAATCCCCAGCGAGCCGACTGATCTCTCTGTTACGGGTGGGCCTCTGGGTTCGAGATTCGCGTGGAACGTCATCTTGAACGCCCTGATCCGCAACCGTGGGCATCGCGAGAACACCGCCGGCGATCTCGGTGTCGATCGCAAGACGCTGGTCAACTGGCGGAAGCAAGCACCGCCCGAAGTTCTGAAAGAACTCGAGCGCCACGGGATTCGCTGGTAG
- a CDS encoding carboxypeptidase regulatory-like domain-containing protein, whose amino-acid sequence MKRILLDTCAILSLMVALQAIAEEIPFAVTGEEARPWMAAPIYTNSTGADVTVAVANLGGALHYWSNSPNDDCLQDPCGYFINNPPCPYPNGDNLGPCGIQNIEGCNCMSLGARIDPDGGTWNIGCGGSRVLHPDQSLMLGINDHAWFYYDNFGTYTGTLVVTTSIVSPFRVTSGTHTETENLEQAVSNEFGSNYRIADWNDIVAYCASHSVDDFISSISWQLGEENSLIVTRDGQHFYGGGNRHYYATRFDHIPNPWYLIHANIDNNHITLGSWMGLHMPILCIGGDCPNGSMSGFVENELHQRLVGADVTLHRTDQPGTDYNVQTNGSGDYSFPSVIAGTYTIIVQMAGYQTINQPNWQIDCGQTPYLGLMMHPDAPPIDPLLALYAPILHYSNTDLDHGWIPTEVQMMTDASELEQCPRWNPIPLSCDVINSSPSPSSLVRDGDDDHQWLVMRDPENSSAADYTPTVYCRRTQKWDGSNIVLQYYLFYPYNDYYFAAVFDMDHEGDWEFVEVELDQSGQQVLNVVTGVHWFFNQKQPADITWTGTHPNVWVATGSHASYLTNTCPLSVGNFIPDAVATTILIAYGVPATVGAGVAATLARVGIAVSAAQAKLLIAKVIVMLGHEGLNHLVRAVENDLPQPLVDLWDAFSRTAPLDQISDNSQHSPDQYNLVPFDESRGWARWRGHWGSYLVAGHGPFYNGPRGPISQWEYSNPMFLLIVPRPLPFGDFGIHPLFVVDLALGSPARLSVVDGTGRRVGNVEGNTIDETGNSFYFAYADSQWLNLYEPEDGQYRIVLEGTAAGMYHLTMRTSESAEREQFYTEGPMWIGRTVEIPFQLASDSQGGHHIDIVPPAENSCNDQSPQTYTATALLPPTLTAPMTASGLRLQWTRVPGADFYQILRGQQFDQFEPVETSFDTSWVESPGILTGSPRGFYQIIAKRAVSETLQPDQTDLLAYWVMEEGSGVTAWDVSGNGHEATLHNADWYEYSVDSHMCFGLGFGNNKWADVANHDMFYMAPLQIDAHMKIDELPAGSPSYIIGNSRYAPLNGGFSWRIEPDGKLVAMAWNGNSWNQLRSVVPIMLGEWLTATLIISGDESLMLVDGTVVAAGRLLFSSPNNEMPLTIGASALPNGAHQYFLRGQIAWMKMRELIHP is encoded by the coding sequence ATGAAACGAATATTACTCGACACCTGTGCGATTCTGTCGCTGATGGTCGCTCTGCAAGCGATCGCGGAGGAGATTCCTTTTGCGGTAACCGGCGAGGAAGCTCGACCGTGGATGGCTGCGCCGATCTACACCAATTCAACTGGTGCCGATGTTACGGTGGCGGTCGCGAATCTCGGGGGAGCTCTTCACTACTGGTCAAACTCACCGAACGATGATTGTCTTCAGGACCCGTGTGGCTACTTCATCAACAATCCACCGTGCCCCTATCCAAATGGGGACAACTTAGGCCCCTGCGGTATTCAGAACATAGAAGGCTGCAATTGCATGTCGCTGGGTGCGCGAATTGATCCCGACGGTGGCACTTGGAACATCGGCTGCGGTGGATCGCGGGTTCTGCATCCCGACCAGAGTCTCATGCTGGGGATCAACGATCATGCTTGGTTCTACTACGACAATTTCGGGACCTATACGGGCACGTTGGTGGTGACGACCTCAATTGTATCGCCATTTCGAGTGACGTCCGGAACTCACACCGAAACCGAGAATCTCGAGCAGGCGGTGTCAAACGAATTCGGTAGCAACTACCGCATTGCCGACTGGAACGACATTGTTGCCTACTGCGCAAGCCATTCGGTGGACGATTTCATCAGCTCGATTTCGTGGCAGTTAGGCGAGGAGAACTCACTGATTGTTACTCGGGATGGTCAGCATTTCTATGGCGGCGGAAACCGACACTATTACGCCACACGCTTCGATCATATCCCGAATCCGTGGTATCTGATTCATGCAAACATCGACAACAACCACATTACCCTCGGCTCGTGGATGGGCTTGCATATGCCGATCCTGTGCATCGGGGGTGACTGTCCCAATGGCTCGATGAGTGGTTTTGTCGAGAATGAACTGCATCAACGGCTGGTAGGAGCGGATGTGACGCTGCATCGCACCGATCAACCGGGGACCGATTACAACGTTCAAACGAATGGGAGCGGCGATTACAGTTTCCCAAGCGTGATCGCCGGGACTTACACAATCATCGTGCAAATGGCGGGTTACCAGACCATCAACCAACCCAATTGGCAGATTGACTGCGGCCAGACACCATATCTGGGGCTCATGATGCATCCGGACGCTCCGCCGATCGATCCGTTGTTGGCCCTGTACGCGCCCATTCTGCATTACAGTAATACTGACCTTGACCATGGTTGGATACCAACGGAAGTCCAGATGATGACAGATGCGTCAGAACTCGAACAGTGTCCGCGCTGGAATCCGATTCCACTTAGCTGCGACGTGATCAACTCAAGTCCCTCGCCGAGTTCGCTTGTGCGCGATGGCGACGATGATCATCAGTGGCTTGTTATGCGTGATCCAGAGAACTCCAGCGCGGCAGACTACACGCCGACCGTTTATTGCCGACGGACCCAGAAGTGGGACGGGTCGAACATAGTGCTTCAGTACTATTTGTTCTATCCTTACAACGACTACTATTTCGCGGCAGTATTTGATATGGACCATGAAGGCGATTGGGAGTTCGTCGAGGTCGAGCTTGATCAGTCTGGTCAACAAGTGCTCAATGTCGTCACCGGTGTCCACTGGTTCTTCAACCAGAAACAGCCTGCAGACATCACATGGACTGGGACTCATCCTAATGTGTGGGTGGCAACTGGAAGTCACGCATCTTATCTGACAAACACCTGCCCCCTATCTGTCGGCAACTTCATTCCAGATGCTGTAGCTACCACGATTCTAATTGCGTACGGGGTGCCGGCCACGGTAGGTGCGGGGGTTGCCGCTACTCTGGCTCGAGTAGGAATAGCAGTCTCTGCGGCCCAAGCGAAGTTGCTGATTGCAAAGGTGATTGTCATGCTCGGCCATGAAGGGCTGAACCATTTGGTAAGAGCGGTAGAAAACGACCTGCCTCAACCGCTTGTCGATCTCTGGGATGCGTTCAGCCGAACAGCACCCCTTGACCAGATTAGTGACAACAGCCAGCATTCACCCGATCAGTACAATCTAGTGCCATTTGACGAATCTCGCGGCTGGGCGCGCTGGCGAGGACACTGGGGCTCTTACCTTGTCGCGGGCCATGGACCGTTCTACAACGGACCGAGAGGGCCTATTTCCCAATGGGAGTACAGCAATCCGATGTTTCTTCTCATCGTTCCGAGACCTCTACCGTTCGGTGACTTCGGGATACACCCGCTCTTCGTGGTCGATCTCGCACTCGGATCCCCCGCCCGCCTAAGCGTCGTCGATGGAACGGGCAGACGAGTCGGCAATGTCGAAGGCAACACGATCGACGAAACCGGAAACTCGTTCTATTTCGCTTACGCCGACTCCCAGTGGCTCAATCTCTATGAACCCGAGGATGGGCAATACCGGATTGTGCTGGAAGGGACTGCAGCGGGCATGTACCATCTGACCATGCGAACTTCAGAATCCGCCGAGCGCGAACAATTCTATACCGAGGGACCCATGTGGATCGGGCGGACCGTCGAGATTCCGTTCCAGTTGGCTTCTGATTCGCAAGGCGGCCATCACATTGATATCGTTCCGCCAGCCGAAAACAGCTGCAACGACCAGTCCCCGCAAACGTACACGGCCACCGCGCTGCTTCCGCCAACGCTGACCGCGCCGATGACCGCGAGCGGATTGCGTCTGCAATGGACGCGCGTGCCGGGTGCTGACTTCTACCAGATTCTTCGCGGCCAGCAGTTTGATCAATTCGAACCCGTTGAAACCAGCTTCGATACGTCGTGGGTCGAGTCGCCCGGCATCCTCACCGGATCACCGCGCGGGTTCTACCAAATCATTGCCAAGCGCGCGGTAAGTGAGACCCTGCAACCTGACCAGACCGACTTGCTGGCGTACTGGGTGATGGAGGAAGGCAGCGGTGTAACCGCTTGGGACGTTTCCGGCAACGGGCATGAGGCCACGCTGCACAACGCCGACTGGTATGAGTACAGTGTCGATAGCCACATGTGCTTCGGGCTTGGCTTCGGCAACAACAAATGGGCGGATGTTGCCAACCACGATATGTTCTACATGGCGCCGCTGCAGATTGACGCGCACATGAAGATTGACGAGCTCCCGGCGGGCTCGCCGTCGTACATCATCGGCAACTCGCGCTATGCTCCACTGAACGGAGGCTTCTCGTGGCGGATCGAGCCGGATGGAAAGCTCGTCGCAATGGCATGGAACGGCAACAGCTGGAATCAGCTGCGATCCGTCGTACCGATCATGCTCGGCGAGTGGTTAACGGCGACACTGATCATCAGCGGCGACGAGTCATTGATGCTGGTCGATGGGACCGTCGTCGCCGCCGGACGGCTGCTATTCAGTTCGCCGAACAACGAAATGCCGCTCACGATCGGCGCTTCCGCCCTGCCCAACGGCGCGCACCAGTACTTCCTGCGCGGACAGATTGCTTGGATGAAGATGCGCGAGCTCATACATCCGTAA